In Micromonospora ferruginea, the sequence CGTCATATCCGCCCGGCCGCGTCGCGCGTTTCCGGTCGGCGTCGCCGTCCTATTCCGAAATGGGACGCGCCGGGTGGGACGTCGATTCCCGTCGTAACGACTTCGGGGAATGTGCGCCGCTGGGCGCGTCGAGGCATACTCGCCGGATGCCCGATCAGCCCCGGAGCCCGGCGGCGGTGTCGCCGATGTTGGCCGCGTTGCGCGACGGCACCCGCGACCAGCACGCCGCCGTGGAGCGGCGGCTGGGCCTGCCCGACCGGATCCGCACCCGGGCCGACCTCGTCGCCGTGCTGACCGCGTTGCTGGACGCCTGGGCGCCGCTGGAGCGGGACCTCGCCGCCGCGGACTGGTCCGGGCTGCCGCTCGACCCCCGGCTCGGCGAGGCCGCCGCGCTGCTGCGGGCCGACCTCGCCACGCTCGGGGGCGACCCCGCCCGGCCGGTCTCGTCCTCGGGTCTGGACCTCGCCTCCGTGGCGCGGGCCGCCGGCGGCCGGTACGTCCTGCTCGGCAGCGCCCTCGGCGGCCGGGTGATCGCGCCCGAGGTGGAGCGTCGGCTGGGCCTGCGCGCGGGGGAGGCGACGGGCTTCTTCCGCCGGGTCGGGGGCGCGCCGGGACGGGACTGGCGGGCCTTCCGCCTCGCGGTGGCCGGTCGGGAGTGGTCGGCCGGGGAGACGGCGGACGCCGTCGACGCCGCGCGGTCGACGTTCGACCTGATCGGCCGCATTCCGACGGGCCGGCCGACCGGCTGAGCGGTCACCCCGGACGGCCGGGGCCCAGCTCCCGGGCGACGATCCGCAGCGCGCGGATCAGCTCCCCGGCCGAGGGCGCGGCGGCCGGGTCGACCAGCCACTGCGCGGCCACGCCGCCGAGCAGCGCCTGGTGGAACGTGCCGAGCGTGAGCGCGGTGGCCTCGTCCGCGGCGGGGTCGAGCCGGTGGAACACCTCGGCCAGGCCGAGCCGCGCCTGCCGGTTCGCGGCGGCGAACGCCTCGCGCAGCTCGGGATGCCGGTCCATCCGGGCGATCAGCTCGAACTGGACCGCCCAGAGCGGACGCAGCCGTGCGTACGACTCGATGATCCGTTCCCAGGCCAGCTCGAACCGCCGCTCGGGCGTGACGTCCGGGCCGGCGTCGTGTGCCAGTGCGCGCTCCAACTCCTCGCCCCACTCCGCCATCGCCTCGACGAGCGCCTCGTCGAGCAGCGCCCGGGTGGTGCGGAAGTGGTAGCCGATGGCGGCCAGGCTGGTGCCGGCCGAGGCGGCGACGTCGCGGGCGGTGGTGGCGGCGTAGCCCTTCTCCATCAGGCAGCGCTTCGCGCCGGCGAGCAGGTCCTCCCGATTTCCCATGCCGGCAGCGTACCCACCCTCTTGAACATTTGTCTTGCACAAACGTCTCACACGCCCGTACCGTCATCGCCATGACCGATGTCCTGATCTCCGGCGCCGGTGTCGCCGGCTCCGCGCTCGCCTGGTGGCTGCGGCACCACGGCTTCCGCCCGACCGTCGTGGAGCGGGCCCCGAGCCCGCGCGACGGTGGCTACAAGGTCGACGTGCGGGGCGCGGCCCTGACCGTGCTGGAGCGGATGGGCCTGGCCGGGCGGGTGCGTGCCCACGACACCGGCATGCGGCTGGCCCGTTTCCTCGACGATCGCGGCCGGCAGCTCGCCACCATGGACGCCGCGTTGTTCGGCGGCCGGTCCACCGGCGACGTCGAGGTCATGCGCGGCGACCTGACCCGGCTCCTGCGGGCCGACGACGTGGAGCACCGCTTCGGCGACTCGATCACCGCGCTCGACGCGGACGCCGGCGGGGTGGACGTGACGTTCGCGCGCGGCGACCGCCGTCGCTACGACCTGGTCGTCGGCGCCGACGGTCTGCACTCGACGGTACGACGGCTCGCGTTCGGTCCCGGGTCGGTGCACCTGCGCCCGCTCGGGCACCACATCGCCGTCTGCACCGTGCCGGCCGGGCTCGCCGAGGACCGGGTCGAGCTGCTGCACCCGGAGCCCGGGCGGACCGTGGGCGTCTACCGGACCGCGGGCGCGCCCGACGCCCGCGCGCTCTTCCTCTTCCGCTCGCCGGCCGGCGACACCGACGCCGGTGACCTCGCCGGCCGGCGGGACGTGCTGACCGGGGCCTTCGCCGGGGCCGGCTGGCGGGTGCCCGAACTGCTCGCCGCGGCGGCGGACGCGCCGGACCTCTACCTCGACGCGATGAGCCAGGTGGTGATGCCGAGCTGGTCGAGCGGCCGGGTGGGTCTGGTCGGCGACGCCGCGTACGCCGCCTCCCCGGCCTCCGGGCAGGGCACCAGCCTGGGCCTGGTCGGCGCGTACGTGCTGGCCGCCGCGCTGGCCGAGGCGGCCGGTCGGCCGGCGGACGGGTTCGCCGCGTACGAGCGCCGGATGCGACCGTTCGTCGACGCGAACCAGGCGCTGGCGCAGCGCAACCTGAAGGGCATGGTGCTCGGCTCGACCGGGCAGATCCGGTTCCAGACGGCGATGCTGCGCCTGCTGCCGCACCTGCCCGGCCGGGAGCGGATGGTCGGCCGGGTGGCCGAGCCGATCCGCCGGGCGGCCACCGCGATCACGCTGCCGGACGCCGCCTGATCCTCACGGGCGGTCCAGGCGCTCGGCGTACGCGTCGCGCAGCTCCGCCCAGCCGAAGTCCTTCGCCTCCGCGCCGCGGATCGGGCCGACCGGGTCACCGTCGAGCAGGTGGCCGGCGACATCCAGGCAGAGGTGCCAGCCGGCGGCCACCATCGGCGCCAGGTCGGCGCGGTCGATCCGGTGCCGCAAGGTCAGCGTGGTGCCGGCGCCGGTGGGTGCCAGCTCCCAGCGGAGCAGGCCGTCGCCCCAGGTGTACTCCAGCAGGCGCGGGCGGTCGGCGCGCCGGACCGTGGCCGGCGCCGGGTCGGCCCGGTCGCCGTCGACGGTGCGGAGCGTGGCGTCGCCGGTGCGGCCCAGGTCGCGGTCGGCGAGGAAGGGCGCCCACTCGGCGAGTTGCCCGGGGTCGGTCAGCGCGGCCCACACCCGCTCGGGCGGGTGCCGCAGCTCCCGGACGAGGATCAGGTCCCACCGGTCGCCGACCGGGACCCGGTCGACGTCGGCGAGCGGGCCGGGGCGGAAGTCGTCACGCTGCATCGTCACTCCTGACGGTCGAGATGGCGCTCCAGGGCGTCGAGGTGCTCGGTCCACATCAGCCGGTAGGGCCCGAGCCAGTCGTCCACCGCCCGCAGCGGCCGGGTGTCCACCCGGTAGATCCGCCGCTGGGCCGCCGTGCGGCAGGTGACCAGACCGGCCTCGCGGAGCACCCGCAGGTGCTTGGAGACGGCGGGTTGGCTCATGCCCAGCGCGTCCACCAGCTCGCCGACGCTGCTGTCGGCGCGGCGCAGCCGGTCGAGGATGTCGCGTCGGGCCGGCTCGGCCAGCACGGCGAAGGCGTCCACGGTCACGCCGCCAATATGCCATCACGGTTATATGCCAGTCAAGGCATATGCTTGATACCTATGCTCGGGGGATGGAACTGCGGATCTTCACCGAACCTCAGCAGGGCGCCGGCTACGACCAGTTGCTCGCCGTGGCGCGCCGGGCGGAGGAAACCGGCTTCGCCGCGTTCTTCCGCTCCGACCACTACCTGAAGATGGGGTCGGTGAGCGGCGACCCCGGTCCCACCGACGCCTGGACCACGCTCGCCGGCCTGGCCCGCGACACCACCCGGATCCGGCTCGGCACGCTGATGAGCGCCGCCACGTTCCGCCTCCCCGGGCCGCTCGCCATCACCGTCGCGCAGGTCGACCAGATGAGCGGCGGGCGGGTCGAGCTGGGCATCGGCACCGGCTGGTACGCCGAGGAGCACGCCGCGTACGGCATCCCGTTCCCGCCGCTGGGCGAGCGGTTCGACCGGCTGGAGGAGCAGCTCGCGATCATCACCGGGCTCTGGTCCACGCCGGCCGGCACCACCTTCGACTTCCCCGGCACCTACTACCCGGTCAGCGACTCCCCGGCGCTGCCCAAGCCGGTGCAGCGGCCCCGCCCGCCGATCCTGCTCGGCGGCATGGGCCCGAAGCGCACCCCGCGCCTCGCCGCCCGGTACGCCGACGAGTTCAACCTGCCGTTCGCCTCGCTCGACGACACCACGGCGCAGTTCCGGCGCGTGCGGGACGCCTGCGCCGAGATCGGCCGGGACCCGTCCACGATGGTCTGGTCCAACGCGCTGGTGCTCTGCTGCGGGCGCGACGACGCCGAGGTGGCCCGCCGCGCCGAGGCGATCGGCCGGGAACCCGCCGAGCTGCGCGCGAACGGCGCCGCCGGCACGCCCGCCGAGGTGGTGGAGACGCTCGGCCGGTACGCCGAGGCCGGCGCCGGCCGGGTCTACCTCCAGGTGCTCGACCTGGCCGACCTGGACCACCTGGAGTTGGTCGCCGCCGAGGTGATGCCGCGGCTCTGAGCGGGCCTACGCCCGCCGCACCGTGTCCAGCCGGCCGTCGCGGTCGCTGTCCAGGTACGTCACGTCCGGCACCCCGTCGCCGTCGATGTCGACCTGCACCACATCGGCGACGCCGTCGCCGTCCAGGTCGGTCACCACCTCGACCGAGCCGTCCAGGTGGCGGGTCACGATCGAGTGCGCCTGCCCGTCGCGCGGCGCCGGCCCCGGGTGCGGTGCCGGCTCCGGCTCCGGCGTCGGCGCCGGCACGGGGGCGGTCAGGTCCGGCCCGACACCTGTCGGGTCGATCTCCTCCTCCGACGGGTACACGTCGCCGTGGAGGCTCGGGTCGCGGTAGCTGCTCATCCCGCCAGGATTCCCGCTTCCACCCCGGAACAACCCTGCCCGCCCCCGATGGCGGATGATGCAGCGCATGACCGACACCAACTGGGCCGGCAACGTCCGCTGGTCGGCCCGGACCCGGCACCGGCCGACCTCCCTGGACGAGCTGCGCCGCCTGGTCGCCGGCGCGGACCGGGTCCGGGCCGTCGGCACCGGTCACTCGTTCAACCGGCTCGGCGACACCACCGGCGCCCAGATCGCGCTCGACGGGCTGCCGCCCACCGTCGCGCTCGACCCCGACCGGGGCACCGTCACGGTCGCCGCCGGCCTGCGCTACGGCGACCTGGCCACCGCGCTCCAGGCCCGGGGGTACGCGCTGGCGAACCTCGCCTCGCTGCCGCACATCTCGGTCGCCGGCTCGGTCGCCACCGCCACCCACGGCTCCGGCGTCGCCAACCGCAACCTGGCCGCCGCGGTGGCCGCCCTGGAGATCGTCACCGCCGACGGGGACCTGCTCACCGTCGACCGGAACGACAGCCGGTTCCCCGGCCTGGTGGTCAACCTCGGCGCGCTGGGTGTGGTCACCCGGCTCACGCTCGACGTGGTCGGAACGTTCGACCTGCGGCAGTACGTCCGGCTCGGCCTGCCCCGCGCCGCGCTGGACGAGGCGTTGGGCGCCGCGTACAGCGTCAGCGTCTTCACCGGCTGGCGGTCCGAGCGGTTCGACCAGGTGTGGATCAAGCAGGACGCGGACCAGCCGCCGCCGCCCGCCGACTGGCTGGACACGACGGCCGCCGAGACGCCGCAGCACCCGGTGCCCGGCATGTCGCCGGTGCACTGCACCGCCCAGTTCGGCGAGCCCGGGCCGTGGCACGAGCGACTGCCGCACTTCCGGCTCGGCTTCACCCCCAGCAGCGGCGACGAGCTGCAGTCGGAGTGGCACGTGGCCCGCGCCGACGCGGCGGCGGCGCTCGCCGCGCTCGACCCGGTCGCCGAGCGGATCGCCGCCGTGCTCCAGATCTGCGAGCTGCGTACGGTGGCCGCCGACGAGCTGTGGCTCAGCCCGAACCACCGCCGGGACACGCTGGCGGTGCACTTCACCTGGATCGGCGACCCGGTGGCGGTGGCGCCGGTCCTGGCCGAGGTGGAGCAGCGGCTCGCCCCGTTCGCGCCCCGCCCGCACTGGGGCAAGCTGTTCGAGCGCGACCCGGCCGCCGCGTACCCCCGGCACGCCGACTTCGCCGCGCTGCTGCGCGACCTCGACCCGGCCGGGAAGTTCCGCACCGCGGAGCTGGACCGCTACTTCCCGCGCGACTGACCGGTCAGCGGGCCGCGCAGGCTGCCGCGCTGCACCGCGCGGCTGATGTCGCTGGGCGAGACGATCCCGACCAGCCGACCGTCGACCACCACCAGCGCGCGGCCGTCGGTGCACTCGTTGAGCCGGGGGAGCAGCTCGGTGAGCTGCTCGTCCGGGCGGGCGAGCACCAGCTCGTCGGCCCGGCAGGACACCTCGGCCAGGGTGGTGGACGGGCGGCGGTCCGCCGCGACGCCGCGTACCCGGTCGAGCGTGACCAGGCCGACCGGCCGGTCGCCCTCGGTCAGCGGAAGCGCCGAGTGCCGGTACGCGAAGAGGTAGTGGTCGACGAAGTCGGCCACGGTCAGGTCCCCGGACGCGGTCTGCGGCTGCGGCGTCATCACGTCGCCGACCCGCACCCCGCGCAGCGCGTCGCCCATCCGGGCCTGGCGTTCCTCCTGCCCGGCCGCGCCGATCAGGAACCAGCCGATCAGCGCCAGCCAGAGCCCGCCGAACCCGGCCCCGCTGAGGAACCGCCACAACCCGAGGCCGATCAGCACGATGCCCAGCACCCGCCCGGCGCCGGCGGCGACCACCGACGCCCGGGTCCGGTCGCCGGTGGCCTTCCACACCGCGGCCCGCAGCAGCCGCCCACCGTCCAGCGGCGCGGCCGGCAGCACGTTGAACAGGGCCAGCAGCACGTTGATCCCGGCCAGCCAGGACAGCGCGCCGAGCAGCAGCCCGTGCCCGCCGGCCACCGCGACGGCCACCGCGATCGCGCCGAACACCACGCCGATGACCAGGCTGACCAGCGGCCCCACCCCGGCGATCCGCAGCTCGGCCCCGGGGTCCTTCGCCTCGCCCTTCAACTCGGCCACGCCGCCGAAGAGCCAGAGCGTGATCCCCTCGACCTCGATGCCGTTGCGCTTGGCCACCACCGCGTGCGACACCTCGTGGGCGAGCAGGCCGACGAAGAAGACCACCGCGGCGGCCAGCCCGGCGGCGACGTAGGCGAGCGTGGCATGACCGGGGTACGAGCGGGGGAACAGGCTGGCCGACAGCGTCCAGGCGATCAGCACGAAGATGACCAGGACACTCCAGTTGACGCCGACGGGTACGCCCGCGACCCGGCCGAGCCGGAAACTCGCCCTCATCGCTCCGTCATACCCCGCACGTCGCCCCGGTAACGGAGTATGCGCCGACTATGCTGAGAGTATGACGAGGCGCATCACCATCAGCCTGCCCGACGACGTTGCCGAGTACGTCGAGCGCTCGCACGGCACGACCTCCGGCTTCATCGCGGACGTCCTGCGGCGGAAGATGCGGGCCGACGGCCTGCGGGCACGCTGGGCCGAGCACGGCTACGTGGTGACCGACGAGGACGTCGAACGCGCGCGCCGCCGGCTGGCGGAGCAACCGCCGATCACCGACGAGCAGCACGACCGGAACATGCGGTGGCTCCGCCAGTTCGGTGACGACGAGGGCTCGGCGGCGGCGTGAACGGGCTCGTCCTGGACACCTCCGCGCTTCTCGCGTACGCCTCCGGAGACAGCGTCGAGCCCGGCGCGTTGCTGACCCTCGCCCAGGAGGACCCGGAGCAGGAGGTGTGGATCCCGGCGCTCTGCCTGGGCCAGGCGCAGCTCCAACTCGCCGGGACGCCGGCCACCGACCTGCTCGACCTCCTCCTCGACGCCGACCGGGACATCCGGGTCGCGGTGTACGACGGCCCGACCAGCCGGCGAGTGGCCCGGATCGCCGCGAGCGGCAAGGTGCCCCTCGACGTGGCCCACGCCGTCGCCACCGCCGTCCTCTACCGGTGTTACCTGGTGACCCGGGACGCCCCGACGGTGGCCGCGGTGGCCCCACCCGATCTGGAGATCCTCGACATCGCCGAGTCCTGGGAGTGAGCCGTGGTCAGCGGCGGGGCGCCTCGCTGACCACCGTCGGGGAGAACTCGTTCGCCGCCTCGACCGCCCACTCCAGCGCGAAGTCGGCCTCCTCCTCCCAACCCGGCTCGCCGCCGACGAAGTGCGACCGGCCGGGGAACTCCCGATAGCCGGTGACCGCCGTCGAGCCGCGGTAGAGGTTGGCCAGGCTGGTGGCGAGCGACGGCGGGATCACGTGGTCCTCGCCGCCGGCGGTGATCAGCAGCGGGGCGCAGTCGTCGCGCTTCCTGTCGACCTCGGTGGCCGAGTTCGGGTCCAGGTTGGCGAACGAGCCCTCGAACAGCACGTGACCGGCGCCGGGGACGGCGTACCGCTCCCAGGCGGCGTCGGACTCCGCGCGGGTGAGCGTGTTGCCGAAGGCGTACCGGAAGTCCTCGGCGGTGAACGGGACGGCGCGGTGCCGGTTGGCCGGGTTGTGCAGGATGGAGAACCCGGAGCGCAGCGTGCTCAGCGGCAGCTTCAGCACGCCCTTGACCGGTGCCGGGTGCACGCCGACGACGGCGGCGCCGAACCGGCGGTCCCGCAGCAGTTGGGCGACCAGGCCGCCGAACGAGTGCCCCATGACGATCGGCGGCCGGGGCAGCTCCCGGATGATCGCCGCGTAGTGCGCGACGATGTCGGCGATCCGCTGGCCGGCGATCGGCGTCGGATCGGCCCGCAGCTCCTCGACCTCGCGGTCCATGCCGGGCCAGGCCGGGGTGAGCACCCGGAACCCGCGCGCCGCGTAGCGCTCGGCCCAGTGCTCCCAGCTCCGCGACGTCATCCACAGCCCGTGGATGAGCACGATCGTGTCGACGCGTCCGGTCGGTACGCCCATGCTGCGGCTTACCCGGCCCGGCGGCCCTCACTCCACGCGCGGCTCGTTGAGAAGGGCCTCTTCTCTACCGCAGGCGTTAACCGGGGCCCCTCCTTACGCCTGACAAATGTAATGGGCGGGAGGTGACGGGTGCTCCGGGGAGCGGGGCGGCGCGGGCCGGAGCATCATGGGCATGACCGACACCGCACCGGCCGTCGAACTGGCCGGACTCACCAAGACCTACGGCCCGGTGACCGCCGTCGACGGGCTCAGCCTGCGGATCACCCCCGGTGAGGTGGTCGCCTTCCTCGGCCCCAACGGCGCCGGCAAGACCACCACGGTGGACATGCTGCTCGGGCTGGCCCGGCCGGACGCCGGCACGGTCCGGCTCTTCGGCGGCACCCCCGGCGACGCCGTCCGGCACGGCCGGGTCGCCGCCGTGATGCAGACCGGCGGGCTGCTCAAGGACCTCACCGTCGCCGAGACGGTACGGATGACCGCGCACTTCTACGGCCACACCCGACCGGTGGCCGAGGTGCTGGAGCGCGCCGGCATCGCCGAGATCGCCGACCGGGCGGTGGGCAAGTGCTCCGGCGGCCAGCAGCAGCGCCTGCGCTTCGCCCTCGCGCTGCTGCCCGACCCGGACCTGATGGTGCTGGACGAGCCGACCACCGGCATGGACGTCGAGGGCCGGCGCGACTTCTGGCAGGCGATCCGGGCCGACGCCCGCTCCGGCCGGACCGTCCTGTTCGCCACCCACTACCTGGACGAGGCCGACGCGTACGCGGACCGGATCGTGCTGGTGCGGCAGGGTCGGGTGGTCGCCGACGGGACCACCGCCGAGATCAAGAACCTGGCCGCCGGCCGGGTGGTGCGGGCCACCCTGCGGGGCGCCGACCAGGCCGCGCTCGCCGCGCTGCCGGGCGTCCGCTCGGTCGAGGTACGCGGCGACGCGATCCTCGTGCACAGCGAGGACTCCGACGTCGTCGCCCGGCACCTGCTGACCCGGACCGACGCCCGGGACCTGGAGATCACCTCGCGCAACCTCGAGGACGCGTTCCTCGCCCTGACCGCCGCCTGACCCGCCGGGAGCCTCGCCATGACCGCCACCACCTCGTCCGATTCCAGCATCGCGGCCCGCCTGGCCGACCGCCGGCCGCCCGCCCTGGGTGGCTTCTCCGCCGCCGTACTCGCCATCGAGATCCGCCGGGTGCTGCGCAACCGCCGCACGCTGATGTTCATCCTGGTCATGCCGGCGGTGTTCTTCCTCCTGTTCGGGCTGCCCTCGCGCGGCGACAAGCTGGACAACGGCCTGCCGGTCACCGGCTGGATCATGATCAGCCTGGCCGTGTACGCGGCCATGGTCGCCACCACCAGCGCCGGCGCCGCCGTCGCCACCGAACGCGCGCTGGGCTGGAGCCGGCAGTTACGGCTCACCCCGCTGCGGCCCGCCGCGTACGTGGCGACGAAGGTGGCCACCGCGATGGTGCTCGGCCTGCTCGGCGTGCTCGTCGAGTTCGCCGTCGGCGCCGCCTCCGGGGTGCGGCTGCCGGCCCACGTCTGGCTGGAGTCCGGCCTGACCGCCTGGCTTGGCTCGCTGGTCTTCGCCGCGTTCGGCCTCTTCGTCGGCTACCTCGCCCCGGCCGAGAACGTCATGCAGTTCATGGGCCCGGCGCTGGCCATCCTGGCCATGCTGGGCGGCCTGTTCGTTCCGCTCGATCTGCTGCCCGACGTGATGCAGCAGATCGCCAAGTTCACCCCGGTGTACGGGGTCGGTCAGCTCGCTCGCGCGCCGCTGACCGGCACCGGGGTGGACTGGGCGGCGGTCGGCAACGTGGCCGCCTGGACCGCGTTCTTCGGTCTCGGCGCGACCCGCCTGTTCCGCCGCGACACCACCCGGGTCTGACCGGGGCGGCGGGCACTAGCGTGGTGGGCGTGACGTCGCCGACCGCCCCGGCCCGGCCGGTGAACCGCCGCCACTGGCGGTTCACCGGCTGGCTGCTGGCGGCGGTCTGGCTCTTCTTCCTCAACATCCCGTTCGTCACCGCGCTGCACCAGCCGGAGCTGTGGCGGCGGCTGCTCGGGCTCGGCTCGGTGCTCACGTTCGCCGTGGCGTACGTGCTGATCTTCGAGTGGGGCCGCTCCCGCCGGCAACGGCACGTCCCGATCCCGGTCGGCCGGGCCCGGGCGCTGATCGCGCTGCTGCTCGTGCTCGGCCTGGCCGGCATCCCGGGCACCGGCGGCGACTGGCTGACCACGCTGGTCTTCGTGGCCGCCGCCGCGGTGTTCCTGCTGCCGTCGGTGGAATCCCTGGTCGTGGTGGTGCTGGCCGCGGCGACCCCGCCGGTGACCTCGCACCTCGTGCCCGGCTGGGAGTCGGAGAGCACGGTGGTCTTCGCCGTGCTGCTCGCCTCGTTCGCCATGTTCGGGGTGAGCCGGCTGGCCCAGCGCAACGGCGAACTGCAGGCCGCCCAGCAGGAGATCCACCGGCTCGCGGTGGCCGAGGAACGCGCCCGCACCGCCCGGGACCTCCACGACATCCTCGGGCACTCGCTCACCGTGGTGGCGGTCAAGGCCGAACTGGCCGGCCGGTTGCTGGAGCTGGACCCGGCCCGGGCCGCCGTCGAGATCGCCGACGTGGAACGGCTGGCCCGGGAGGCGCTGGCCGACGTGCGGGGCACCGTCGGGGCGTACCGCGGGGTGGACCTGGCCTCCGAACTGGCCGGCGCCCGGTCGGCGCTGGCCGCCGCGGGCGTCGCCGCGGAACTGCCGGAGACGGTGCCGGAGCTGCCGACGGACCGGGACGAGCTGTTCGGCTGGGCGGTCCGCGAGGGGGTCACCAACGTGGTGCGGCACAGCGGCGCGCGGCGCTGCGTGATCCGGGTGGACGCGGCGGCGGTGGAGGTCCGCGACGACGGCCGGGGGCCGGCCGGTGAGCCGGCGGGTGCCGGGCACGGGCTGGTCGGGCTGCGCGAGCGGGCCGACCGGTTGGATGCCACCGTGACGGTGGGCCGGGCGCCCGGCGGGCGCGGTTTCCTGCTCCGGGTCACGATGCCCGACACGAACGGGAGGGCCCGCGGGTGACCGATCCGATCCGACTGCTGCTCGCCGACGACCAGGCGCTGGTCCGGGGCGCGCTGGCCGCGCTGCTGTCGCTGGAGCCGGACCTCACCGTGGTGGCGGAGGTGAGCCGGGGCGACGAGGTGGTGCCGGCGGCGCTGCGCGCCCACCCCGACGTGGCGCTGCTCGACGTGGAGATGCCGGGGATGGACGGGGTGGCGGCGGCGGCGGCGCTGCGCGCCGCGCTGCCCGACTGCCGGGTGCTGGTGGTGACCACGTTCGGCCGGCCCGGCTACCTGCGTCGGGCGATGGAGGCGGGCGCGAACGGCTTCGTGGTCAAGGACACCCCGGCCCGCCAGCTCGCCGACGCGGTCCGCCGGGCGCACGCCGGCCTGCGGGTGGTCGACCCGACGCTGGCCGCGGAGACGCTGGCCACCGGGGCGAGCCCGCTCACCGAGCGGGAGACCGAGGTGCTGCGTACGGCGCGGGGCGGCGGCACGGTGGCCGAACTGGCGGCGACGCTGCACCTGTCCGAGGGCACGGTCCGCAACCACCTGTCGTCGGCGATCGGCAAGACCGGCGCCCGCAACCGCGCCGACGCCGTCCGCCTGGCCGAGACCAACGGTTGGCTGCTGGGGTGAAAGGCGGGGGCCCCGGTTAACGCATTCGGTAGAGGCGGGGGCCCCGCTTAACCGGCGCCTGTTAAGCGGGGGCCCCGCCTAACGTGGGCGGGGCGGGGCGGGGCGGGGCGGGCGGGGGCGGGGCGGGCGGGGGCGGGGTGGGCGGGGGAGTCAGGGGAGACGGTCGACGACGACGAGGCCGGTGCCGGGGGCCAGGGCGGCGAGGAGCTGGCGCTGGGCGCTGCGGGTCAACCGGATGCAGCCGTTGGTGACGTTCTCGCCCAGCGTGTCGTCGTTGTGCCAGGTGTGCAGTCCGATGTGGGCGCCGCGCAGGCCGGTCGGCACCGCGTCCGGGTCGTCGGGGATCGCGCCGAGCGCGAAGATGTCCACCCCGCCGTAGACGTCCTGCGGGGGCGGGGTGCGGCCGAGGACGAACGTGCGGCCGAGCGGGGTGAGCTGGCCGGACATGCCGAGGCTGACCGGCCAGGTGTGCACCGCCCGACCGTCGCGCAGCCAGGTGAGCCGGTGGGTGCGCCGTTCCACCACGATCTGGTCGCGCAGCACGACCGTGGTCCAGCCGCCGGCGGGCAGCCAGGCGACGGTGCGGTTGGCCGAGGGGAGCAGCACCGAGGTCCAGCCGGCGCGGCGCTCGACGATCGGCACGGTCAGCCGGACGTCGCTGATGGTCGGGGCGAGGAACGCCAGCGGCCGGCCGCCGGGCGCGTCGTACGCGGCGACCTTGCCGTTGGGCCGCGCGCCCTCGCTCAGTGGCCGGGTGTCGGCCGGGGCCGGGTCGGCGGGGAAGCCGCGCGGCGCCGGGTCGTACGTGATGACCGGCAGGTCGGCGGGGGCGGGCGCGGCGGGCGGGACGGACTCGGCCGTCGACGGGGTCGGCGACGGCGGCCCGGTGGTGGCCGGCGCGACGGCGACCGGGTTGGCCGCCGGGGCGCCGGTCAGCGCGTGGCCGACCAGCAGCGCGGTGGCCAGCAGCAGCGGTACGCCGAGCGCGGCGAACAGCCAGCCGGGTATCCGCCGCCCGGTGATCTGGTCGAAAGGCACGAAATCGACTCTAACCGGAGATGACGCCCCCGTGCCGAAAA encodes:
- a CDS encoding L,D-transpeptidase gives rise to the protein MPFDQITGRRIPGWLFAALGVPLLLATALLVGHALTGAPAANPVAVAPATTGPPSPTPSTAESVPPAAPAPADLPVITYDPAPRGFPADPAPADTRPLSEGARPNGKVAAYDAPGGRPLAFLAPTISDVRLTVPIVERRAGWTSVLLPSANRTVAWLPAGGWTTVVLRDQIVVERRTHRLTWLRDGRAVHTWPVSLGMSGQLTPLGRTFVLGRTPPPQDVYGGVDIFALGAIPDDPDAVPTGLRGAHIGLHTWHNDDTLGENVTNGCIRLTRSAQRQLLAALAPGTGLVVVDRLP